GGTGTATAAACTTTAGCTCAAATATGATTTTAATTGTTGTAGACTCAATTGATCCAGAAGATAGTAGTGGTTCTAAGGTTAATGTAGCGTTTATATCAAATCTCAAAAAAGCGGGTTATGAAGTAAAGGTTTTAACCTTAAATAAAGCTCATTATAAAAATCTTCAATTAGGAGAACTACTTGTAGAACCAATAAAAAACTTAAATTATTTTTTAAGTAGGGTACAGCGTGTATTTCAGCGTTATGTGAAAATTGATCTCTCCCTAGTTTTAGAGAATAGATTTGGTTTTTCATTTACATTTTTCAATGAATGTCAATCTCTTCAAAAAGAACTTGAACAACTAGATACAAATTTTTTTGAATTAATAATTACGCTGAGTAAAGGAGAAAGTTTTAGGCCTCATTACGCTGTCCTTCATTCACTTAAGTGGCATACTAAATGGCTTGCATACATTCACGACCCCTATCCTTTTCAAAACTATCCTGAGCCTTATAGATTTGTACCTAAAGGCGCGGTGCAAAAACATCGTTTTTTTAAAAAGCTAGCCGTCACCTGTCGTTTTGCAGGTTTCCCGTCTCAATATCTTGCAGATCATATGGCAAATTTTTACGGTGACTTTTTAACCAAACAAGTTATTATCCCACATCAATATGATTCATCTTTCAGGATTGGAGCGTTACCATCTTTTTTTAATAAAGAAATGTTCAACCTTGTTCACGCGGGTAACCTTATTGCAGGCAGATCACCTGAAGGTTTGCTAAAAGGTTTCGAGGGGTTTCTGAAAATAAATCCTGAAGCTAGGGGTAAGGCTTTTTTACACCTCATCGGGCCTTCTGGAAGCTAC
The sequence above is a segment of the Leeuwenhoekiella sp. MAR_2009_132 genome. Coding sequences within it:
- a CDS encoding NAD(P)H-dependent oxidoreductase, with product MILIVVDSIDPEDSSGSKVNVAFISNLKKAGYEVKVLTLNKAHYKNLQLGELLVEPIKNLNYFLSRVQRVFQRYVKIDLSLVLENRFGFSFTFFNECQSLQKELEQLDTNFFELIITLSKGESFRPHYAVLHSLKWHTKWLAYIHDPYPFQNYPEPYRFVPKGAVQKHRFFKKLAVTCRFAGFPSQYLADHMANFYGDFLTKQVIIPHQYDSSFRIGALPSFFNKEMFNLVHAGNLIAGRSPEGLLKGFEGFLKINPEARGKAFLHLIGPSGSYSDLFEDFLEIEEFLPRPSLSYAEALALQTHATVNLIIEASDSAYSPFLPAKMAHLVHADKPIFTLSPDVSEVRRLLGVEYSWQCRADDSEQITHIISNLYNQWKEIGHNMSLNRQDLQNYFSTFHLDEKIQFLRNEV